AAAGAAGGCATACTCAAGCTTCAAGCTGAGCGCGGGTAATGGGTAGACCGTTATAGATGGATGGATGCTGAACAGATTAGCGGGTGTGTTGACAGCAGCCAGGCTATAAATACCCGGGTTTACAAACATGGGATTGAAGGTCTGTATCTTGCCGTCTCCCTTTTCTCTATCCCCACTCGACCAGTCGAATTTTAATCCTATCGAAGGATTCCAGGCTGTACGTAATAGTTTGTAATTCCAATCGGTCTCTATGTTAAATGCGCTTATCGTGTTGTCCCCAAGCTCTCCAAATTGGTATATGAGTTCCGTATTGTATTGCCACCGTTCTTGTAATACACCAACACGTCTCACCCCAACGGTATGCCGGGTCTCTGCACCAACTACGTCGTTAAATCGAGACACGTCGGATTCAAATCCGAGGTAGTAGAGTTCGGTATGGTCATCCCTTTTAACCGACGAAATCCTTGAATAAAGGCCCCATAATGCTACATTGCCGGCGTTCTGGTCGAACAAACTAAAGCGGTTGTCAAACGCACCAGACCGTATGCTCACCTCTTTCCCGTAAAACGCCTGTAGTGCTGCCTGTTTATGGGAGAACGAGACTTTGCCGAGATCAAAAGACCGCCGCATATTGGGTCCATCCCGGATACCAACCAGCCGGCTCGCCCCCAAGGCCACTTCATTTCGGCCGAAGATAACCGTTGCTTTCGTGGCTTCGCCAAGCGGAATCCCCACCTCTACATACCCCTGATGCAGATCTATCTCATCCGACTGTGGAATGGCCTCTGCTCCACCCTTGTAGCCACTGTAGAGTTCGCCAAAGAACCGGACGCGTTTGCCAAAATGCAGACTTGAATGCACACTCAGGCGCTGCGCGAAATACGATTGGTTGCCGGCGGTCCAGTTGCGGTTCGTGAAATGCTCGAAGCGAGGTCTGTAACTTCCACCAAGCGTTAAATACGACGCACGGTTCTTTGTTATTGGGATATACTTGATTTCATCTAGCAAGCCTTTCTCGTACGGTGAACCGGTTTCTGACTTTAAATATGAATAATCTTCAGAAGCCCGCATCGTGCTTAACGGCGGAGGCGCCTGATTCTCACCTCCAGCTTGCCCGTTTGCCAGAAAGAAAGGGCAAGACATCAGCATCAACAATAGACCGCTTTTCAAAGCCACACACCCGCTCTTGTTAGTAAATCTGGTTACAAAAAAACCATTACGGAACGATCGTTCCAAAACAATATAAAGAAACCGGAATGATTATTCCAAATAAAGAACATTGCTTCCTACCTGACGTGATCCTGCTATGGGCTTTAATCAAGGCGTTCCTAATGTGGGCTGTCAGGTAAACGAGAGCTTCTTCTTATCCACACGCGGCGACTGCCCAAATTTTCGGGAGTAATCGCGGCTAAACTGGGCGGGACTCTGGTATCCTACTTCAAAGGCTACCGCAGATACCGTTTGTCTCGTATCCATCAACAGCCGGCGCGCTTCCAGCAGCCTGATGTCTTTCTGAAACTGCAACGGGGTTGTAGCTGTAATCGACTTAAAATTCTCATAGAAAGAGGATGGACTCATCATTGCCGTGGCTGCCAATTCATCTACGGTAAATGACGTTGCATAATGCTGCTTGATATCGGCGATCACCTTCGATACGCGGCCGGCTGCGCTCCCCCGCTGCAATAAATGACGCAGCATTGCACCATGTGGCGCAAGGAGGAGCCTGAAGTAGATTTCTTTCACAATCAGCGGCGCTATCAGCCTGGCTTCCCGCGGCTGTTTAACCAGTGCAAAGAGGCGCGATACCGCATCGATGAGCGCAGGTTCAGCCTTGCCCACCTTGAATGACTCGCCTTTCTCCTGTTCAAGCGCTGCTTCATCGATTTCACTGTACAGGCTCCGCATAGTATGCAACGCGATGGGTAATGATAACGCGATATAAGGGGCTTCCACACTGGCTTCCGTAATCCGAGAAACCATCGGCACATCATGGGTAACGATGACCGCATCGCCAGGGGTGAAAACATGGCGTGTTGCACCAACATGAACCTCTTTGCGTCCCTGGAGAATCAAGCAGAACGTAGGTTGATAAAGACAGGCCCTGGAGTCGGTTGTCTTACGGCTGCTGGCAAGGGATAAATCAGCAACACCGGTGTCATAAGGATCAATAGAAACACCGTTTAATGCAGCATAAGAACTGACACGTGAAATAAAGCTGTCTGTTATCATTTGCTCTCCCAGGTGATTTGATTACGCTTCAACATAGTACCTCTTACGCTAAAAGATCCAGGTACCTGGAGGATCAGGCAACAATACCGGAATATCAGGCATGCCATGTCAGCGCCCCTGCCCTAAGTTGGAGTCAGCCAGAGATACACCCATTTAAACGTGATTACAATGACTGATAAAATTGCACTTGTGACCGGTGGTAGCCGTGGCCTTGGAGAAAATACAGCCCTGCATTTAGCAGAAAAAGGGGTAGGCGTCGTTGTGACGTATTTGAATAATGCCGAAGCGGCGGCAGCAGTTGTAAACCAGATTAAAAGCAACGGTGGCAGCGCCGCAGCTATCCAGCTTGATGTCGGAAAGACCACCCAGTTTACATCCTTTGCGGCTTCATTTTCCGACACACTCAACAAGGAGTGGCAGCGAAGCAGTTTTGACTTCCTCGTAAACAACGCCGGCACCGGCATCCACAGCCCAATCGCTGAAACAAGTGAGCAGCAATTCGATGCCATGTTCAATGTGCACACCAAAGGGGTCTTCTTCCTAACACAAAAGCTCTTGCCACTCCTGGAAGACGGTGGTAAAATCCTGAATATCTCAAGCGGCCTGACACGCTTTTCTATTGAGGGTTACGCCGCTTATGCCGCAGCAAAAGCCGCAA
The window above is part of the Bacteroidota bacterium genome. Proteins encoded here:
- a CDS encoding alginate export family protein, translating into MRASEDYSYLKSETGSPYEKGLLDEIKYIPITKNRASYLTLGGSYRPRFEHFTNRNWTAGNQSYFAQRLSVHSSLHFGKRVRFFGELYSGYKGGAEAIPQSDEIDLHQGYVEVGIPLGEATKATVIFGRNEVALGASRLVGIRDGPNMRRSFDLGKVSFSHKQAALQAFYGKEVSIRSGAFDNRFSLFDQNAGNVALWGLYSRISSVKRDDHTELYYLGFESDVSRFNDVVGAETRHTVGVRRVGVLQERWQYNTELIYQFGELGDNTISAFNIETDWNYKLLRTAWNPSIGLKFDWSSGDREKGDGKIQTFNPMFVNPGIYSLAAVNTPANLFSIHPSITVYPLPALSLKLEYAFFYRTSVEDGLYAPTRFQTRAVENIDEKHIGDTIGLLLNYGINRNLTFSLVSSYFVAGSFLADTGDAESIFYLASTLHFKF
- a CDS encoding SDR family oxidoreductase yields the protein MTDKIALVTGGSRGLGENTALHLAEKGVGVVVTYLNNAEAAAAVVNQIKSNGGSAAAIQLDVGKTTQFTSFAASFSDTLNKEWQRSSFDFLVNNAGTGIHSPIAETSEQQFDAMFNVHTKGVFFLTQKLLPLLEDGGKILNISSGLTRFSIEGYAAYAAAKAATEILTRYMALELGPRGIAVNSIAPGAIETDFGGGAVRDNKDLNEYLASNTAMGRVGLPKDIGGMIASYLAGDNQWITAQRIEASGGYSL
- a CDS encoding AraC family transcriptional regulator — encoded protein: MITDSFISRVSSYAALNGVSIDPYDTGVADLSLASSRKTTDSRACLYQPTFCLILQGRKEVHVGATRHVFTPGDAVIVTHDVPMVSRITEASVEAPYIALSLPIALHTMRSLYSEIDEAALEQEKGESFKVGKAEPALIDAVSRLFALVKQPREARLIAPLIVKEIYFRLLLAPHGAMLRHLLQRGSAAGRVSKVIADIKQHYATSFTVDELAATAMMSPSSFYENFKSITATTPLQFQKDIRLLEARRLLMDTRQTVSAVAFEVGYQSPAQFSRDYSRKFGQSPRVDKKKLSFT